In a genomic window of Nodosilinea sp. E11:
- a CDS encoding PfkB family carbohydrate kinase: MATGLFIGLMTLDCIYRVSQVPGSNEKIVAEDSLLVAGGPATNAAIAFAALGNRAIVMGALGQHPLATMIRTELAGYGVEVVDLTPDLAVPPPLSTILVTAATGDRAVVSRNAVGRQVQPPDGLEPYLSNVDIMLIDGHQMALGQALAAQAQSQGIPVVIDAGSWKPGFDRVLSLATSAIAAAKFSLPGHPNTLTTLAALGIAEVAITHGAEPLQICDRGQYATLPVPQVTVQDTLGAGDIFHGAFCHYRLQSPFTAALSKAAQIAAQSCQHFGPRAWIKAV; encoded by the coding sequence GTGGCCACCGGACTGTTTATTGGGCTCATGACCCTAGACTGCATCTACCGGGTCAGCCAGGTACCCGGCAGCAACGAGAAAATCGTTGCAGAAGATAGTTTGCTGGTGGCCGGAGGGCCAGCGACCAACGCTGCGATCGCCTTCGCAGCCCTGGGCAACCGGGCGATAGTCATGGGTGCCCTAGGCCAGCACCCCCTAGCCACCATGATTCGCACAGAACTGGCGGGCTACGGAGTTGAGGTGGTCGATCTGACCCCTGACCTAGCGGTACCACCGCCGCTATCGACCATTTTGGTGACCGCCGCTACGGGCGATCGCGCCGTTGTCTCCCGCAACGCAGTGGGCCGCCAGGTTCAGCCACCCGACGGTTTAGAGCCATACTTAAGCAACGTAGACATCATGCTGATCGACGGGCACCAAATGGCCCTGGGGCAAGCGCTGGCAGCCCAGGCCCAATCCCAAGGCATCCCAGTGGTGATCGATGCCGGGAGTTGGAAACCGGGGTTTGACAGGGTGTTGTCCCTGGCTACTAGCGCGATCGCCGCCGCCAAATTTTCGCTGCCGGGTCACCCCAACACTCTGACGACCCTCGCCGCCCTGGGGATTGCTGAGGTGGCCATTACCCACGGAGCCGAGCCCCTTCAGATCTGCGATCGCGGGCAGTACGCTACCCTGCCCGTACCTCAGGTCACCGTGCAAGACACCCTGGGGGCAGGAGACATCTTCCACGGCGCATTTTGCCACTACCGCCTGCAATCCCCCTTTACCGCTGCCCTTAGCAAAGCCGCCCAAATAGCCGCCCAAAGCTGCCAACACTTCGGCCCCCGCGCCTGGATTAAAGCGGTGTAG